Proteins from a genomic interval of Chroococcidiopsis thermalis PCC 7203:
- a CDS encoding serine hydrolase: MTFFFRKDEQLENLGDRVLEATWAEFPTLARNQIALTWIVYDPPVSVNTGGALSPQAFWNFPVRGYSYRGVERIYPASIVKLFYLVAIQEWLEKGMVGSSPEIERAMRDAIADSSNDATSLIVDVLSGTTSGPELPAAPFETWKTQRNIVNRYYQSLGWEEMATINVNQKTWCDGPYGRERAFVGELMDNRNMLTTNATARLLHSIVGGVAVSSGRSQAMMSLLKRSLNPADLPTDNDEDQITGFLGGGLPPEAQLWAKAGWTSQVRHDAAYIEIPNLRPYLLVVFTEGRPHSKNRQILPFISQQFAAAVATLGNRE; encoded by the coding sequence ATGACATTTTTTTTCCGCAAAGACGAACAACTAGAAAATCTGGGCGATCGCGTTTTAGAAGCAACTTGGGCAGAATTTCCCACTTTGGCACGTAACCAAATTGCTCTGACGTGGATTGTCTACGATCCTCCAGTCTCCGTCAATACAGGTGGTGCTTTGAGTCCCCAAGCCTTCTGGAATTTTCCAGTGCGGGGGTATAGCTATCGCGGTGTGGAACGAATCTATCCTGCTAGTATCGTCAAACTATTTTATTTGGTGGCGATACAAGAATGGTTAGAAAAAGGCATGGTTGGGTCTTCGCCGGAGATCGAACGCGCCATGCGCGATGCGATCGCTGATTCTAGCAATGATGCAACTAGTTTAATCGTTGACGTTCTCAGCGGTACGACTAGCGGTCCCGAACTCCCAGCCGCGCCTTTTGAGACTTGGAAAACTCAACGCAACATCGTCAATCGCTACTATCAATCTCTCGGTTGGGAGGAGATGGCGACAATCAACGTCAATCAAAAAACTTGGTGTGATGGTCCCTATGGTCGCGAACGAGCGTTTGTGGGGGAGTTAATGGACAATCGCAATATGCTGACGACTAATGCCACAGCAAGATTGTTACACAGTATTGTAGGCGGGGTAGCGGTGTCTAGCGGGCGATCGCAGGCGATGATGAGTTTACTCAAGCGCAGCCTTAATCCTGCCGATTTACCGACAGATAATGACGAAGACCAAATTACGGGTTTTCTAGGTGGCGGATTACCCCCAGAAGCGCAACTGTGGGCAAAAGCTGGCTGGACGAGTCAAGTCCGGCACGATGCTGCTTATATAGAAATTCCTAATTTGCGACCATACTTATTAGTTGTATTTACCGAAGGTCGCCCCCACAGTAAAAATCGTCAGATCTTACCTTTCATTTCG
- a CDS encoding C40 family peptidase, giving the protein MTNLEQLQIGIEYQCLSPLNIYDSPQCDRLATQAADGRHLQVTTMPDNPSAIEVCLCEDDYPGWLLGSDIQKLAIAKSPYQAIALSITEIKHRLPKVIDYACQAMQQPNYYLWGGTLGPNYDCSGLIQAAFVSVGVWLPRDAYQQEAFVEKISEVELSPGDLVFFGTDKKATHVGLYLGTGSYIHSSGQKMGRNGIAIDRLTAEGDEISRSYFQQLRSYGRVVKCFEGIRNSKVKS; this is encoded by the coding sequence ATGACAAATTTAGAACAATTACAAATTGGCATTGAATATCAGTGCCTCAGTCCTCTAAATATATATGATTCTCCTCAGTGCGATCGCTTGGCAACTCAAGCAGCAGATGGAAGACATTTACAAGTTACGACTATGCCTGACAACCCGTCAGCAATTGAGGTGTGTTTGTGTGAAGATGATTATCCAGGTTGGCTGCTCGGATCTGACATCCAAAAATTAGCTATAGCCAAGTCTCCTTATCAAGCGATCGCTCTTTCTATTACAGAAATTAAGCACCGCTTGCCAAAAGTTATTGACTATGCGTGTCAAGCGATGCAGCAACCCAATTACTATTTATGGGGTGGAACGTTAGGACCAAACTATGACTGTTCGGGCTTGATCCAAGCAGCTTTTGTTTCAGTGGGTGTTTGGTTACCTAGAGATGCATATCAACAGGAAGCCTTTGTAGAGAAAATTTCTGAAGTGGAACTCTCACCAGGAGATTTAGTCTTCTTTGGGACGGATAAGAAAGCTACCCATGTGGGACTTTATTTAGGCACTGGATCTTATATACATAGTTCTGGGCAAAAAATGGGGCGTAACGGCATTGCGATCGATCGCTTAACGGCAGAGGGAGACGAAATTAGTCGGTCGTACTTTCAACAACTGCGTTCCTACGGCAGAGTCGTTAAGTGTTTTGAGGGAATTCGGAATTCAAAAGTCAAAAGTTAG